Sequence from the Hemibagrus wyckioides isolate EC202008001 linkage group LG28, SWU_Hwy_1.0, whole genome shotgun sequence genome:
CCTTAGAGTCGCAAAGCTTTAGGAATAAATCAGAAGTAATCCGTGAGAGCGCTGCGGCgtgtcactctgtcactctgaaAGCCATGTGAGGAGCTGAGGAGTGTagtaggtgatgatgatgtctgctcctggaaataaaaacaaggagGATTCCAATTTAAGAAATGTATTTGACACAACTGTGGTCATATGTTGGTAAATTAGCCCGAGACTTAAATGTACAGCATAGTAACAAATCAGTCATGACACAATTTGGCATTATTTCCACTGCTGAGTGATATGTACTGAAACTGACTGCtaaatttcttatttattttccttgccTAGATTCCAAGAGTACTGACCAAGGACATAAGGTTGGAGCCAGACACAGTACATACATGGTTATGTTTCCTGTAATACTAGGAACATTCTGATAGGACAGTACCCAGAGATTCTATACAAAAGACAGAGAACTTCAACAAATATAGCCCAAAAAATTTAGACTCTCTGAACAGACTGAATGGTGCAAAAgagttcatttacatttctggcatttgacagacgaccttatccagagcaacttacaatttatctcattttatacaattgagggttaagggccttgctcaggggcccagcagtggcagcttggtggacctaggattcaaactcacaaccttctgaccactagtccaacaccttaaccactaatcaCCACATCCCCTAGACATCTTATGCTCTTTATTGTCTCACCTGCCCGGCGGAAGGCGGTCATGGATTCCAGGACGGCTGTACGCAGGTCAAAGGCTCCGGCCTGCGCTCCGTGCCACAGCATCGCAAACTCTCCGGACACGTTGTACACCGCCAGGGGGTGTGTCGGGTGCTGGACGGGAGGAACGCAATACAAATCTCAGaaaattcttaaataaatactcCAAAACTGTTAAAGTTACAGTTTCCAGCTACTGCATCTACAGTTTCATAACTGACATGTTTCTCTGTATTAAGAAAAGCTCTCTTATAAGCTCACATAATGGAATGTACcgggtcaggcataacattatgaacacctgcctaatattgtgttcgtcccccttttgctgcgaAAAAGCCCTGACCtgatgaggcatggactccactagatccctgaaggtgtgctacGCTATATGATaccaagatgttaacagcagatcctttaagtcctgtaagctgtgaggtggggcccccatggatcggacttgtttgttcagccaAATCAACACCGTAAACTGGTTGTTGTTCTCATCAAGCCAtccctgaaccatttttgctttgtgtcacAGCACATTATcttgctgaaagagaccacagccatcagggaataccgtttccatgaaagggtatACATGGTCTgaaacaatgcttaggtaggtgctaTGTGTCAAAGtagcagttttggagatgctctgatccagttgtctagaaactccctcaaatccttacgcttgtgcAACACTTgtttaactttgaggacaaaatgttcacttgctgcctaatatatcccacccactaacaggtgccatgatgaggagataatcttTCTATCACGTGAGATTGTAGATTGTAGTAAACAATTTTTCCCCTTCAGATCAAGGCAACTCtttggtttcttcctcatatcatctcagggagtttttcctcgccgcCGTCCcctcagacttgctcattagggataaaatagtagcgcaactttaaactttataatttttttttgtttctacacttctgtaaagctgctttgagacaatatccattctTTAAAGCGCTATagaaatgaattgaataaaaaaattagcTATGGTAATCATATGTGTGCTGTATGAATTCAATGTTAGAGTACTCCTTTAATGACGTTGCAACATAATTTTATCACCATACGCTAGCTAAGGAGCTAACTCTTGAGCTAGACAGctacacagatagacagacaaccacacacactcactcctatgggcaatttagaattaccaatcaacctaatgtacatggactgtgggaggaaaccggagtaaacccatgcaagCGCATCTTAACCAGATAAGTTGAAATAATTGGCTCTCAACACAAACTATGAAGAGGGTCGTTATGTGTACAGTTTGTTATAAGGTATATGTAAAAGATTTATCGCATATAAAAGTCCAAGACTGCTCAAACAGAATCGAAAACCTTAGGACACTTTTGATTAGACAACAGAATACCACTAGAGAGACAGCAGAGTGTTAACCTTGAGCTGTATGTTTTCTCCAGCCAAACATATTTCAATGTCAGAATGGCGGGTTTGCTGGCATGTTATCCAGAAATAATCTTCATGCATGCCTTACAATACACACCTTATCTTTAACCTCTCTCAAAATATCAAGATAAGGCAGTCCTGGTTTCACCATCAGCATATCAGCTCCCTCTTTCACGTCTCTCTCCTAAAGAATCATGAAAAGTCCAGTGTTAGTGATATCTGTAGGATTCATGTGAGTTTTTCACAAAGACGTTTTATTATTATCCGCTTATCGTACACAGGCTCGCAGAGCAAGTCCTCGGGCACCAGGGGGCAGCTGGTAGCATCGCCTGTCTCCGAAAGCTGGCTTGGACTGAGCGGCATCCCTGTAAGAGTGTTATTTGATTTAGAAATGAACCATCGAAACAACAAAAACGGCACCAGGATGTGAAAAGTCGAACATGTGAGATACCTGAAAGGCCCGTAATAACAGGAAGCAAACTTGGCACTGTAGCTCATCACTGATACCTGAGGAGGAAAAGTGACTTCATCAGCCGCtttcaaatacatttatttctttgctCATTGAAATAAACTAGACATTTATTCAGGATATAAAAGTGCTGTACATTAATGCCATTGAGAAATATGATGTGATATTTGTGCTGTTCCTCTTCTATTTTTGCAATGAAACACATCCTATGATAAAGAATTTAGCCCtcggttattattattaatgttttatatatatatacatatacatatatacacgattgttgttgttctttcagctgctccgtTTGGGTTCACCCCCAAagatgttttgatttggcaccagatgcccttcctgacgcaaccctcccatctTATCCAGGCTTCTATGGGATGGGTACTGAGAGTTAATTCTTCAGTGCCTGGGTCAGCTcactgcctgggaatcgaacccgggccacagcaatgaagtctgctggaccaccaggaggcattGAATATTATATATGATTACATATTTGTATTTCTATAGAAGTAAATGTTGACCTTTTGTAGGTGTGGGTACATGTAGATATGAATTATCATCATATCACCCTGCTACATCTTTCCACATAatagttttattctttttttttatgtgaaattTTGGACCCAAAATGTAAAGATCACTTGAGACCAAAATACATAAAGGGTGGATCTGGAAGCTACCTTGTTGCCGAGCTCATTGGATATGAGTGCCTGCTTAATGGCCGCAATCCGTCCGTCCATCATGTCGGACGGAGCGATTATGTGGCAACCTggacagacagagtgacacaGATGTAGATGGAAATAATGGGAGAGATCGAGGCGTACGTGTTACAACACTTTTCAGACTAACCAGCACGTGCGTACGCCAGAGCCACTTCTGCCAGTCTCATACAACTGGCTGCGTTATCCAGGGTGCCATCTTCACGAAGGATCCCttaagaggagagagagagagagagagagagagatcttttaCGATCGCTACACAGGGACAGTCCATTACACTGTTCACACAATGAATAAAAGCATGCTGACCACAGTGACCGTGGGACGTGTAAGGACAGAGACACACGTCACAAGCCAGCACCAGATTAGGGAACAGAGCTCGCAGTTTCTTCACAGCTTGAACAGCAGGAGTGTCGTCAGTGTCAGCCCCAGAGCCTCGATCATCCTGAAGATGAAAAAAAACCATTGTATCAGGATCTTTAGAAATGCTAAAATCCTGGCAGTGCGAAGGAAACGCTTTACTTTACACACCTTTGCGACTTTGGCTGGAACTCCAAAAATCAGTACGCATTTCAGACCTTTTTCCACGAGCGGACGCAGCATTCCTTCGAGCTTATTGATACCGTATCTGCAGTCAGAGACATGCAATACAGGGGATTAGTACTAGAAATCTGCTCACAGGCTTTTTACTTACTAGTAAAAGAtatcataaaatattttaaaaaaaattatgattatGAAGCGGGATATGATCGTATTCATTCgtaaaatgttcatatgagcGTTTGCACAAGAACTTCATAAAAATAccatataaaaaacaaatctacTCCTGAGGGTTATAAGAAattaagaaataagaaaactTGTGCTTTTATATCTGGAATATCCAGACACTGTCCATTTGCAGGGCTTGTGGTTTGTGGAAGACATTCAAACTGCGTCTCTGCATGAATTATACTCAGGCCATAATTCATGgatattatactatatacaccgaccaggcataacattatgaccacctagctacaagccttctctccccacgtgcattcAGTGTGCCATTCAAACTGTGTCTCTGCATGAATTATACTCAGACCATAAGTCATGGATATTATACTAGGAGCTGGGGAAACCACTTCAATCCTTCACTGGAATTACAGAACGGCTTGCTTCAGACTGTTGAACTGTAGATGTAATGAACACGGCGTGTCTTtaacaaagaacaaaaagaatCCCTCTGtcccccctcccctctctctcttttttttttttaatctacgtTTCAGGAGGGCTGGCACAGGATCCACCCAGCGCATGTCTTATCTCCACTCTCCAGCCTGGACCAATCCTCAACCTCCAACCTATTGTACAACTTCAACATCTATTAAGCATTAATAAAGAGTTCAATATTCATGATGGCTGCACTTTCGAAAAACCGAACTTTTGGAATGTTTTTGGGGAAACTAGATATGATTTTAGCAAACCATGAAAAATGACAATCATGAGGAGTATCTTATTAGCGATGAGGAATGTTACCTTGCTTGTCCTGGCAGACTCGCAATAGGTTCCACCGCATCAGGACTgtctctgtgtaaaaaaaaaaaaaaaagacgacaCACGCTTAGCACAAAAGAGGTTCATTTTATTATAGGAAATAACCAACACTGAGGTAGTGTGATGCATAGTGGACTCACTGTTCCCACCCTCAAGGTGATTATTAGCTAATAACAGCactgttttattccacttattcCACTTACCACAGCATCTGACCAATTCAGATTCCAGACAGCACTGTGGGGTAAGAATAatttaaatgctttttatacaccggccaggcataacattatgaccacttgcccaatattgtgtaggtcccccttttgccaccaaaacagccctgtcatgcactgtgtattctggcacctttctatcagaaccagcattaacttcttcagtaatttgagtcttctctccccacgtgcatcattgtgcttggccgtccatgaccctgtctccgattcaccactgttacttttgatagatactgactactgcagaccgggaacaccccacaagagctgcagttttggagatgctctgatccagtggtctagccatcacaatttggcccttgctcatcaaacttgctcaaaatctttacacttgcccatttttcatgtttctaacacatcaactttgaggacaaaatgttcacttgctgcctaatatatcccacccactaacaggtgccatgaagaggagatcatcagtcttattcacttcacctgttaatgctcataacgttatgcctgatcagtgtatatacataaaTTGAATGATTCAAACGATTTCCctctacataaacacacacagaagcaggaATGCTTACGTTACGAAAATGGGGTAGATGAGATTGTCAGGTCTAAGGTCTGATGCACATGTCTGCCAGTATCTCAGAGTGGGGTGAAAGTAGCCGCTGTGCAGGATGGAGTCCGGCGCCTGTGCCATTGTCCTGAAGATAAAAATCAAAAAGTCATGTTTCAAATTTCATGTGCATGCATGCGGGAAAGATTTGCTAGTCAAACATTCCACAAGCATCTCCAGGCACACACTGGCTCACTAAGCCTTTCTCCTCACATGCTTAACACCCATTTCAgcgtacacacatgcacagtctTTTCTTATAATCGCAGCACAGATTCATTTTAGAAACATAATTATATTCTAATACGTATTTAAATGTTAGACACCTCAGGCAAAAAAAAGTACCAACATGCTTATATATCAGAAACTAAAGCGTTACACTGTTATATGTagatttattgtatttttcatTAAGTTTGGAGATGAGGGGTGAACATGAAAATATAGACTATTAAGTAGTTAAGTGTTTTCCTTGATAGatgaagatacactatattgccaaaagttttgggacacccctccaaataattgaattcaggttgggctcggcccctaagtcccagtgaaaggaactcttaatgcttcagcttcataccaagacattttggacaatttcatgctcccaactttgtgggaacagtttggggatgaccccttccagTTCCAACacgactgcgcaccagtgcacaaatcaaggtccataaagacatggatgagcgagtgcaggccagtcaagttcctccacaccaaactctcatccatgtctttaacagtccccaaactgttcccactgttccaaaacttttggcaatatagtgtatcactaGGATTAACACTTGCtgcttttattaataaacttcgCATCAAAAAGGTATTATATTTCGACTACTAccacaactactactactattactactactactaataataatagtaataataactaTATGGCACAGATAcgtttaaataaaatgtcaccATATTTATTTCGCAGCTATTCCTTCTCCTAAATAATCAGAAACAAATAATGAACTTATTTTAACAATTAATTCATAACTTTAGCTCTATTGACGTTAATAATTATTCTATGACCTAATTTCCCctaggtaaaaataaataaaagtcagcTTGTTGTAATGGCGCTCTTTCGGAGAAACGtcacacaaacaaactgcaTGAACACGTATTAAATATAATCCATGTTGCGCCTtaaaaatagacaaataaataaaactaaaaacgTCTTCTTACTCGAGCGTCCGGTCTCGTCTTCAGCTGTCCTTTTCCCAAAAGTGTGCACTCGAGCAAAGCCAGCTCTTGTGACTCTTGTGCGCGTCGCCTACCGTAACACGTCATCCGCACGCGACGGCTCATAATAACTAGTCACTACGCTTTAGCTGGTTATTCTAGCTGTTCCGTTCCTTATTTCTTGTATCTGCCTTGACACAATTGTCGAAAATGTAAAACGTTTGATTTTTTAGCATGCACTGTGTCGTGAGGTAAGGCTGTCTTGTTTCTAACGTGCTCGGTTTTGTCGGCGATTGCCTCTGATCACAGATAGCTTAGCTGTTGCTAATtccatgtatatgtgtgtaactAGCACCCTTTAGCTTTGTTATTAAAGACAAGCCCTGTGTATATGATAAGGTCTGTGAGAttatatagctttttttttttttgttattaagaATTCaaattgctttaaaataaatcagatactAAGACCCAGGATTAAGGTAGTGCAACCTGGGAGTATGTCTTTAGGAATAGTCctgcaagaataaaaaaaaaaaagcccatgtTAATGTgaatcagataaaaataaaaataaaaaaatgaatggcaTTTCAGGGTGGAAGAAGGTTGAATGCTGTTTCATGGTTTCAGGGTCTCAGGTCTGATATGTAGTGTGTTATAAGGAGAAGAGGATTCTGTGccagagaggagaagaaggaaagaagaaaaacataaaCAGAGAGCATTTCTGTTTATCTGTACCATGAGGCacactgaaaaaacaacaacaatcagtGTGTCTTCAGTGAAACACAAGGATTAGATGCTGAATTTGTGTGACGTAAAACACACAGTCATTGTGTTGTACTGAAATGCAATCCCTGTCCGGTCACAGCCGTAAGCCATACTCCGGCGCATGGCTGTAATCAAATAAGGGcattttttgattatttttcatgtaaaggcagaggtggacgaagtacacaacttccttacttgagtgaaagtacaagtACTagtggtcaaacattactccattacaagtaaaagttgtaaagaccgatttttacttaagtaaaagtacagaagtacttgtttttaaaagtacttaagtatcaaaagtaaatgtcaacacattgttttattattgttgcattgttgtatgcaacaATCATAAAACAAGGTACTTACAGTgccttttgtagcaacctagtgaatatactgaccagtttgtagtatctgtggaattaagagcttttagaatgttacaaaacctatagaaattcaacaactgaattgacaaaaatgacaggtataatcattttcatttttaatttaacactcctaccacccccaacaaaaaagtacaggtacatctcaaaaaattagacTATCATGAAAAAGatcaatattttttatcactcagttcagaaagtgaaacccatatattatatagattcatcacatagagtgaaatatttcaagcctttatttcttgaaattgtgatgattatggcttacagataaggaaaacccaaaattctgtgtctcagaaaatttgaatattacataagatcaataaaaaaggatatttcaaagagaaatgtcagacttctaaaagtatgttcgtttctatgcgctcaatacttggttgggcctTGCTTTTGCATCAGTGTGgcatggcatggaggcaatcagccaggtgtaatggaagcccaggttgctttgatagcggccttcaggtcatctgcattgttgggtctggtgtctctcatcttcctcttgacaataccccatagactctctatggggttcaggtcaggcgagtttgctggccaatcaaacacagtaacaccatggtcattgaaccagcttatggtccctttagcagtgtgggcaggtgccaagtcctgctggaaaatgaaatcagcatctccataaagcttgtcagcagaaagaagcatgaagtgctctaagatttcctggtagatggctgcgttgactgtggacttcagaaaacacagtggaccaacaccagcagatgacatggcagcccaaatcatcactgactgtggaaacttcacactggacttcaagcaacatggattctgtgcctctccccTCTTACTCCAGattctgggaccttgatttctaaatgaaatgcaaaacttactttcatctgaaaagaggactttggaccactgagcaacagtccagttctttttctccaaaGCCCAGGTAACATGCTTCTGacattgtctctggttcaggagtggcttgacacgagggATGcaacatttgtaggccatgtctaggattcgtctgaagctcccccaaattcttgaatggattttgcctgacagtCCTCTCAAGACTGcagttatcccttttgctggtgcaccttttcctaccacactttttccttccactcaactttctatgaatatgtttggatacagcactctgtgaacaaccagcttctttagcaatgaccttttgtggcttcccctccttgtggagggtgtcattgactgtcttctggacaactgtcaagtcagcagtcttccccatgattgtgtagcctactgacccagactgagagaccatttaaaagctcaggaaacctttgcaggtgttttgaggtaattagatgattagggtgtgacaccatgactttccaatattgaactttttcacaatattctaattctctgagacacagaattttgggttttccttatctgtacgccataatcatcacaatttcaagaaataaaggcttgaaatatttcactctatgtgtaatgaatctatataatatatgggtttcactttctgaactgagcgacaaaaaatattgacctttttcatgatattctaaattttgagatgtacctgtacacatctatgtgtatccactcatgcacatttcaatcaaatggtctgtaaatgaagcctggtcaggaaaaaaaatctaacctgctttaaaacccagctacacaactgtagctgtacaaccagccaacagcaacactgctttaacaaagagttatatatatttccacaattcatttacaccgttttaatatgcatttacaccattgtccaggctcctccctcctgtgtacaatgcgttgtgggcaatattacccgttagagtgtgcattgttctgcactttcgACTActatttctaccggaagtagtcgaccatccaggaatttttggaatactcttttcagtatactacgatttggggcatactaattctatttttgaatactttttaggacacatagtataa
This genomic interval carries:
- the alad gene encoding delta-aminolevulinic acid dehydratase; the protein is MAQAPDSILHSGYFHPTLRYWQTCASDLRPDNLIYPIFVTDSPDAVEPIASLPGQARYGINKLEGMLRPLVEKGLKCVLIFGVPAKVAKDDRGSGADTDDTPAVQAVKKLRALFPNLVLACDVCLCPYTSHGHCGILREDGTLDNAASCMRLAEVALAYARAGCHIIAPSDMMDGRIAAIKQALISNELGNKVSVMSYSAKFASCYYGPFRDAAQSKPAFGDRRCYQLPPGARGLALRACERDVKEGADMLMVKPGLPYLDILREVKDKHPTHPLAVYNVSGEFAMLWHGAQAGAFDLRTAVLESMTAFRRAGADIIITYYTPQLLTWLSE